Proteins encoded within one genomic window of Hermetia illucens chromosome 2, iHerIll2.2.curated.20191125, whole genome shotgun sequence:
- the LOC119648287 gene encoding larval cuticle protein F1-like, whose protein sequence is MFKFVAVCLMLVASAAATPGLAAAPLAYSAPFAAPLAAAPIAAAYSAPFVAPYASSYNAHSIAHSAAFPAAVAAYTAPVAAAYTAPVAARLAAPIAAPFAAAYAAPFAAAYTAPIAAPAPVLLK, encoded by the exons atgttcaaattc GTCGCTGTTTGCTTGATGCTCGTCGCCTCCGCAGCTGCTACGCCCGGACTTGCTGCAGCTCCTTTGGCATACTCCGCTCCATTTGCTGCTCCTCTAGCTGCTGCCCCCATCGCCGCTGCCTACTCTGCTCCATTTGTGGCTCCATACGCCAGCAGCTACAACGCTCATTCCATTGCTCACTCCGCCGCTTTCCCAGCTGCTGTTGCTGCTTACACCGCCCCAGTAGCTGCTGCATACACTGCTCCAGTAGCTGCCCGACTTGCTGCTCCAATTGCTGCTCCATTTGCTGCTGCTTACGCCGCTCCATTTGCTGCTGCCTACACAGCCCCAATTGCTGCTCCAGCCCCCGTTCTGCTCAAGTAA
- the LOC119649053 gene encoding larval cuticle protein F1-like: protein MFKFVAVCLMLVASAAAKPGLAAAPLAYSAPLAAPLAAAPIAAAYSAPFVAPYASSYNAHSIAHSAAFPAAVAAYTAPVAAAYTAPVAARLAAPIAAPFAAAPLAAAYAAPFAAAYTAPIAAPAPVLLK from the exons atgttcaaattc GTCGCTGTTTGCTTGATGCTCGTCGCCTCCGCAGCTGCTAAGCCCGGCCTTGCTGCAGCTCCTTTGGCATACTCCGCTCCACTTGCTGCTCCTCTAGCTGCTGCCCCCATCGCCGCTGCTTACTCTGCTCCATTTGTGGCTCCATATGCCAGCAGCTACAACGCTCATTCCATTGCTCACTCCGCCGCTTTCCCAGCTGCTGTTGCTGCTTACACCGCCCCAGTAGCTGCTGCATACACTGCTCCAGTAGCTGCCCGACTTGCTGCTCCAATTGCTGCTCCATTTGCTGCTGCTCCACTTGCTGCTGCTTACGCCGCTCCATTTGCTGCTGCCTACACAGCCCCAATTGCTGCTCCAGCCCCcgttctgctcaagtaa